A stretch of Kazachstania africana CBS 2517 chromosome 7, complete genome DNA encodes these proteins:
- the NNK1 gene encoding protein kinase NNK1 (similar to Saccharomyces cerevisiae YKL171W; ancestral locus Anc_1.178) gives MSASAGSYGNDSSEDRSVSGSNISVYSNSSNVMRPESGYQSPTVADYEEDSDVSNYSITPSVTTPLEFNATSSFTTNRLAAPEQEPWSVALLGDAADDEACHNDNDADTRQLPSLEVDDTFFEVQDQYVPDIDFNAIATEWRMLDFQEQKKDEQKDQNSDGNKKEKVLSPFLIKERNPLLKKSDLSLAQLSTHTSDLSSTTQSNANNSEFRTNLSMGTSRVSSRTSSTQSPILLRSSHAQVDPIPFPSDPSYAGELSPNTVLELDKIPSLNNLNRAFNESNSSQPLRPSLSSFIPKQSNRSLLTAKLASQKALSRTPGTASSGTRTLPTNDLTRDVIDEESKSSLTSNTPIPMSIPRTIPISFPNSRSPSFKSSSLTDITHAARSVGNFNTFNMNRGTDITTDEIKEIIEKLPADFLLLPYSQRKKKILQVIPHERSEDYKLIMFLVKKCILRELRTNISSLNNSYNNSTSPVQMRPRHTRHGSIASQYLSSFSSSHTIKSLSGDSNIVSTRPDEKGSEIFNHTLGKVIGYGAWGLIRECSDNSTGTTRAVKIIRFKNTSQSEDNDDYRTIEKRKSRVMREILNWKKVSHHENILPLINFKFDDIFGGICLTNRIEGGNLFDLVRSWGRIEESSISQIERCKTAGYLTLQVNKGLEFIHSSNVVHGDIKLENCLIEKKDDSKLKVLICDFGMSYDMENPDRDREVNIGSLPYASPELITENKLTFKADIWAFAVMLYVMLVGQFPFRNDSEKMLKDRITHNSFDKDSLSYVSKCGYNNLYKVVTNCFKIDPEERLHLTDIKKLLQKRSVE, from the coding sequence ATGAGTGCATCAGCGGGTTCGTACGGCAACGACAGTTCAGAAGACAGGTCAGTAAGTGGCTCTAATATAAGTGTTTActctaattcatcaaatgtTATGCGCCCTGAGAGTGGCTACCAATCACCAACAGTAGCAGATTATGAAGAAGACAGTGACGTCAGTAATTATAGCATCACGCCCAGCGTCACAACTCCTCTGGAATTCAATGCAACATCGTCTTTTACCACAAATAGGTTAGCTGCTCCAGAACAAGAGCCGTGGAGTGTTGCATTGCTTGGAGATGCAGCTGATGATGAGGCATGTCATAACGATAATGACGCCGATACAAGGCAGCTCCCATCTTTGGAGGTTGATGATACATTTTTCGAAGTACAAGATCAATACGTTCCTGATATAGATTTCAATGCCATTGCTACTGAATGGCGAATGTTAGATTTCCAAgaacaaaagaaagatgagCAGAAAGATCAGAATTCTGatggaaataaaaaagagaaagtaCTGTCACCTTTCCTTATAAAGGAGAGAAATCCActactgaaaaaatcaGACTTGTCTTTAGCACAACTTTCTACTCACACTAGTGATTTGAGCTCCACCACTCAAAGCAATGCGAATAATTCAGAATTCAGAACTAATTTATCCATGGGTACAAGCCGAGTTTCCTCAAGAACGAGTTCCACCCAAAGTCCCATCCTCTTACGCTCTTCTCATGCACAAGTAGATCCAATACCATTTCCAAGTGATCCTTCTTATGCAGGAGAATTGTCTCCAAACACTGTATTAGAGCTGGACAAAATTCCGTCActaaataatttaaataGGGCATTCAATGAGTCAAACAGCAGTCAACCTCTCAGACCGTCATTGTCGTCCTTTATTCCCAAACAATCAAATAGAAGTTTATTAACTGCCAAACTTGCATCTCAAAAAGCCTTGTCTAGGACACCAGGGACGGCATCCTCAGGTACCAGAACGCTTCCGACAAATGATCTTACCAGAGATGTTATAGATGAGGAGAGTAAGTCATCTCTGACCAGCAATACTCCAATACCCATGTCGATCCCAAGAACCATTCCCATTTCATTCCCCAATTCAAGAAGTCCCTCATTTAAGTCTTCCTCTCTAACTGATATTACTCATGCTGCCAGATCAGTCGGTAACTTCAATACATTTAACATGAATAGAGGCACTGATATTACTACAGATGAAATCAAGGAAATAATTGAGAAATTACCAGCTGATTTCTTACTCCTACCTTATTcacaaagaaagaagaaaatattgcaAGTAATACCCCATGAAAGATCAGAAGATTATAAGCTAATCATGTTTTTGGTCAAAAAGTGTATTTTAAGAGAGTTACGTACCAATATTTCATCACTAAACAACAGTTACAATAACAGTACTTCACCAGTACAGATGAGACCACGTCATACCAGGCATGGTTCCATTGCTTCGCAATACCTCAGTTCATTCTCATCAAGTCATACTATAAAATCACTTTCTGGTGACAGTAACATAGTATCAACAAGGCCCGACGAGAAAGGtagtgaaattttcaatcatACCTTGGGAAAAGTTATTGGCTATGGAGCATGGGGCTTGATAAGGGAATGTTCAGATAATTCTACAGGAACAACACGTGCTGTAAAGATAATAAGGTTCAAAAACACATCTCAAAGTGAGGATAATGACGATTATAGGACGATTgagaaaaggaaaagcCGCGTCATGAgggaaattttaaattggAAGAAAGTTTCACATCATGAGAATATATTACCgttaataaatttcaagtttGATGACATTTTTGGAGGTATTTGTTTAACCAACAGGATCGAAGGTGGCAATTTATTTGACCTTGTGAGATCGTGGGGTCGAATTGAAGAGTCATCAATTTCACAAATTGAACGTTGTAAAACCGCCGGTTATCTAACTTTACAAGTAAATAAAGGTCTGGAATTTATCCACTCATCAAATGTAGTTCATGGAGATATAAAACTAGAAAACTGTCTTAtcgaaaagaaagatgattCTAAATTAAAAGTACTAATATGTGATTTTGGAATGAGTTACGACATGGAAAACCCAGATAGAGATAGAGAAGTGAACATCGGTTCATTACCTTATGCATCACCAGAATTGATAACAGAAAATAAACTTACATTCAAAGCCGATATCTGGGCATTTGCTGTTATGCTCTACGTAATGTTAGTTGGCCAATTTCCCTTTAGGAACGATTCAGAGAAGATGTTGAAGGATCGAATTACCCATAACTCTTTCGATAAAGACTCTTTAAGCTATGTTAGCAAATGTGGTTATAATAATTTGTACAAAGTTGTCACaaattgtttcaaaattgatccTGAAGAGAGATTACATCTAACTGACATTAAAAAGCTTTTGCAAAAAAGATCCGTCGAATAA
- the MRPL38 gene encoding mitochondrial 54S ribosomal protein uL14m (similar to Saccharomyces cerevisiae MRPL38 (YKL170W); ancestral locus Anc_1.179), giving the protein MIYLKSMLKVIDNSGAQLAECIKVINKGSPKSPGRIGDRIVCVIQKAKPLSQQITGAINTNRVKKGDIVHAIIVRTRQKNGYRFDGSNIGFGDNACVLVNKNTGEPLGTRIMANDGVVGKELMNKGYNKICSLASKVL; this is encoded by the coding sequence ATGATATATCTGAAAAGTATGTTAAAAGTGATAGATAACTCTGGTGCTCAATTGGCAGAATGTATCAAGGTAATAAATAAAGGATCGCCGAAGTCTCCAGGAAGAATAGGTGATCGAATCGTTTGCGTTATACAAAAAGCTAAGCCATTGAGTCAACAGATCACAGGTGCTATAAACACCAATCGTGTGAAGAAGGGTGATATTGTTCATGCTATTATTGTACGAACCAGGCAAAAAAATGGCTACAGATTCGATGGCTCAAATATTGGATTTGGTGATAATGCATGTGTACTGGTAAATAAGAATACGGGAGAACCTTTAGGAACCAGAATTATGGCTAATGATGGTGTGGTAGGGAAGGAATTAATGAACAAAGGCtacaataaaatatgtTCCTTGGCTAGTAAAGTACTGTAA
- the KKQ8 gene encoding putative serine/threonine protein kinase KKQ8 (similar to Saccharomyces cerevisiae HAL5 (YJL165C) and KKQ8 (YKL168C); ancestral locus Anc_1.180) has product MGTDKQNTAATADRPTGLNKTHSISSSLRGILGRARTGSRVEDTENDLSTNNVKTRDQGSQVSPLRRVDVPRIDLSPAGSNFSVQTDISPPNTTLLSEPGDSGKNYKLTGTKSNIGSHLGTATSANSTSTTANVHRKKSPLQNPPIEDPPITTPVKEQLKKCLVDSQTFKVYETGEHKHFLKILPLINNEARISKVVPEDKHKLSRQSSLSKERSTFSFTNFFKVHKEFSNKFMKATSLIPIEYRLRELEMSVESNPTDIICQKSKQQETLDKEMGAHQKPIPKIVYKESALDEEALKLINLISKRVQDGVKNKPSHNSDNPRENSFFDTYGRNIGDIGHGSYGSISVCSRLMGTCDPICSQTYSNNNRLFFAVKELKLSATDTVEKFSSRITSEFIIGYSLSHYNLPQYEKNNICGKDPSRNLLKIFDLMQNDINNFVEVMEFCPSGDLYTLLTRNSKSGSALHPLESDCFMKQLLRGVEFMHTHGIAHCDLKPENILFYPDGLLKICDFGTSCVFQTAWESKAHFQKGAIGSEPYVAPEVFIHDYKYDPRLIDSWSCGIVYITMILGRYIWKCAKKDDKSYKEYLDSIEKNGEFYVFEEIRHVNVILNKLRRQCLYNILKPDPTARLNVQQVLNSTWMKKTRCCKD; this is encoded by the coding sequence ATGGGAACTGACAAGCAAAATACCGCTGCTACAGCCGACAGACCCACTGGTTTGAACAAGACTCACTCGATATCGAGCTCTTTGAGAGGAATACTGGGTCGTGCAAGAACAGGTTCCAGAGTAGAGGATACTGAAAACGATTTGTCAACAAATAATGTAAAAACGAGAGATCAGGGAAGCCAAGTAAGTCCCCTGAGAAGGGTGGATGTCCCCAGGATAGATTTAAGTCCGGCTGGAAGTAATTTCTCAGTACAAACAGACATTTCTCCGCCAAATACAACACTACTTTCTGAACCAGGAGACTCAGGTAAGAACTACAAGTTAACGGGAACAAAATCCAATATAGGATCACATCTAGGTACTGCTACGTCTGCAAATTCTACGTCCACAACTGCTAATGTACATAGGAAAAAGTCACCCCTACAAAATCCTCCTATTGAAGATCCACCAATTACTACACCGGTGAAAGAACAGCTCAAAAAGTGTCTTGTGGATTCTCAAACGTTCAAAGTATATGAAACGGGCGAACACAAGCATTTCTTGAAGATTCTTCCATTGATCAACAATGAAGCTCGTATCTCAAAAGTCGTTCCAGAAGATAAGCATAAATTAAGTCGTCAAAGCTCATTGAGCAAAGAGAGGAGCACGTTTTCATTcacaaattttttcaaagtccACAAGGAATTCAGCAATAAATTCATGAAAGCAACTTCTTTAATCCCAATAGAGTACAGATTAAGAGAGTTAGAAATGTCCGTCGAGAGTAATCCTACCGATATAATATGccaaaaatcaaaacagCAAGAGACTTTAGATAAAGAAATGGGTGCTCATCAGAAACCAATAccaaaaattgtatataaagAATCAGCtttagatgaagaagccttaaaattgatcaacTTAATATCGAAACGAGTTCAAGATGGAGTAAAAAATAAACCATCCCATAACTCAGATAATCCAAGAGAGAACAGTTTCTTTGACACATATGGTAGAAATATTGGCGATATAGGACATGGATCATATGGTAGTATAAGCGTATGTTCAAGATTAATGGGCACATGTGATCCTATTTGTTCACAAACTTATTCGAATAACAATAGACTATTTTTTGCTgttaaagaattgaaattaagtGCAACTGATACAGTTGAAAAGTTCAGTAGCAGAATTACTTCTGAGTTCATCATTGGTTATTCTTTAAGTCATTATAACCTCCCACAATACGAGAAGAACAATATTTGTGGTAAAGATCCATCAAGAAACCTgctgaaaatatttgatttaatgCAAAACGacatcaataattttgtagAAGTAATGGAATTTTGTCCTTCTGGTGATTTATATACGTTACTAACTAGAAACTCAAAATCTGGCTCAGCGTTACATCCCTTGGAATCAGATTGTTTCATGAAACAATTATTGCGTGGGGTAGAGTTTATGCATACTCACGGTATTGCACACTGTGATTTGAAGCCTGAAAATATTCTGTTTTATCCTGATGGTTTACTGAAAATATGTGACTTTGGTACCAGTTGTGTTTTCCAAACTGCATGGGAGTCAAAAgctcattttcaaaaaggTGCTATCGGGTCAGAACCTTACGTTGCACCAGAGGTTTTCATTCATGACTACAAATATGACCCCAGACTGATTGACAGCTGGAGCTGTGGTATTGTATACATAACGATGATTTTAGGTCGCTACATTTGGAAATGTGCCAAAAAAGATGACAAATCATATAAGGAATATCTTGATAGCatcgaaaaaaatggaGAGTTTTATGTGTTTGAAGAGATTAGGCATGTAAATGTTATCCTAAATAAACTGAGACGGCAATGCCTCTATAACATACTGAAGCCGGACCCAACTGCCAGATTGAATGTGCAGCAAGTATTGAACAGCACTTGGATGAAAAAGACCAGATGTTGTAAAGACTAG